One stretch of Cohnella algarum DNA includes these proteins:
- a CDS encoding Zn-dependent hydrolase, with product MMELQVDPRRIARRIEELGRIGRNAEGGMDRTTFTPAELEAREWLKARLRELGLAVRVDAAANVWARREGGDAELPVIAFGSHVDSVPNGGIYDGALGVLLALEAMEVLKENGTPTRHPFELVSFSAEEPNPFGLSTFGSRTVAGKLRREHLDGVRDDNGTPLVDALRSAGGDPDRFESARRGPEEMAAFLEVHIEQGLRLLDRGVPIGIVTAITGIYREEATVRGEANHAGTTLMANRTDALMAASELMLAFEAVCREHPADETVGTIGRIANFPNAANIIPGKVQFHLELRGKSREEIGEALGEWARRADEIASRRGVRLERKLLLDQHPVAMDRIVADVCAREAEKLGYPWMPLGSMAGHDAAHMASLTRSCMLFVPSVGGKSHCPEEESRIGDIEKAGNVLLRSLLALDEQLNR from the coding sequence ATGATGGAGCTTCAGGTCGATCCCCGCCGCATCGCGCGGCGCATCGAGGAGCTGGGCCGGATCGGCCGCAACGCCGAAGGCGGCATGGACCGCACGACGTTTACGCCGGCGGAGCTGGAAGCCCGCGAGTGGCTGAAGGCGCGCCTGCGGGAGCTGGGTCTCGCGGTGCGCGTCGACGCGGCGGCCAACGTCTGGGCGCGCCGGGAAGGCGGCGATGCGGAGCTGCCGGTCATCGCCTTCGGCTCGCACGTCGATTCGGTGCCGAACGGCGGCATCTACGACGGAGCGCTCGGCGTGCTGCTGGCGCTGGAGGCGATGGAGGTGCTGAAGGAAAACGGGACGCCGACGCGCCATCCGTTCGAGCTCGTCTCCTTCAGCGCGGAGGAACCGAACCCGTTCGGCCTTTCGACGTTCGGCAGCCGGACGGTCGCCGGCAAGCTGCGCCGCGAGCACCTGGACGGCGTGCGCGACGACAACGGAACGCCGCTCGTCGACGCGCTTCGCTCGGCCGGCGGCGATCCCGACCGGTTCGAGTCGGCTCGGCGCGGGCCGGAGGAGATGGCGGCGTTTCTGGAGGTGCATATCGAGCAGGGGCTGCGGCTGCTCGATCGCGGCGTCCCGATCGGCATCGTTACGGCCATCACGGGCATTTACCGCGAGGAAGCGACCGTACGGGGAGAAGCGAACCACGCCGGCACGACGCTGATGGCGAACCGGACGGACGCGCTCATGGCGGCGTCGGAGCTGATGCTCGCCTTCGAGGCCGTCTGCCGGGAGCATCCCGCAGACGAGACGGTCGGCACGATCGGCCGCATCGCCAACTTCCCTAACGCCGCCAACATCATTCCGGGCAAGGTGCAGTTCCACCTGGAGCTGCGGGGCAAGTCGCGGGAGGAGATCGGCGAAGCGCTTGGCGAATGGGCGAGGCGGGCCGACGAGATCGCGTCCAGGCGCGGGGTTCGGCTGGAGCGCAAGCTGCTGTTGGACCAGCATCCGGTGGCGATGGATCGGATCGTCGCGGACGTCTGCGCGCGGGAGGCGGAGAAGCTGGGCTATCCGTGGATGCCGCTCGGAAGCATGGCCGGCCACGACGCGGCGCATATGGCGTCGCTGACCCGGTCCTGCATGCTTTTCGTGCCGAGCGTCGGGGGCAAGAGCCATTGCCCGGAAGAAGAAAGCCGGATCGGCGACATCGAGAAGGCGGGCAACGTGCTGCTGCGGTCGCTGCTGGCGTTGGACGAACAATTGAACCGATAG
- the hisC gene encoding histidinol-phosphate transaminase: MTASLWRQEVSKLEKYVPGKSIEEVKQQYGLTEITRLASNENPFGPSPKAIAAMSAAAAESHLYPEPTSAELRRKLGELYEVDPSRILVSNGADNVLMLIGQAYVNPGDEVVYCVPTFSVYRTSTVVMGGVPVEIPLTDDYKFDLDRILASVNEKTKLIYVCNPNNPTGTVVDSDALEAFLARVPPHVVVVLDEAYGEFIDIEGYKTGADYVREGYPVISVHTFSKLYGLAAMRIGYAIAAENVLEPVLSVREPFPVSRMANAAALASLEDVEYRDFVLAANREGIRYLSAELNRMGIGVTDSYSNFLFAHLRRDAVPVVEALLRAGFIVRPCRSWGYPEHIRITVGSPEQNRRFIEALRPLTGR, encoded by the coding sequence ATGACCGCATCCTTATGGCGCCAAGAGGTATCGAAGCTGGAAAAATACGTGCCCGGCAAATCGATCGAGGAAGTCAAACAACAATACGGCTTGACCGAAATTACGCGTCTCGCGTCGAACGAAAACCCGTTCGGCCCTTCGCCCAAAGCGATTGCGGCGATGAGCGCGGCGGCGGCCGAAAGCCATCTGTACCCCGAGCCGACGAGCGCGGAGTTGCGGCGCAAGCTCGGGGAGCTGTACGAAGTCGATCCGTCCCGAATTCTCGTGTCCAACGGCGCGGACAACGTGCTTATGCTGATCGGCCAAGCCTACGTCAATCCCGGCGACGAAGTCGTCTATTGCGTGCCGACGTTCTCGGTGTACCGCACTTCGACGGTCGTGATGGGCGGGGTGCCGGTGGAAATTCCCCTGACCGACGATTACAAATTCGATCTGGACCGGATCTTGGCCAGCGTGAACGAGAAGACGAAGCTGATCTATGTGTGCAATCCGAACAACCCGACGGGCACCGTCGTCGATTCGGACGCGCTCGAAGCTTTCCTTGCCCGCGTGCCGCCGCACGTCGTCGTCGTGCTCGACGAGGCGTACGGCGAGTTCATCGACATCGAAGGCTACAAGACGGGGGCGGACTACGTGCGCGAGGGCTATCCCGTCATCTCGGTGCATACGTTCTCGAAGCTGTACGGGCTTGCCGCCATGCGGATCGGTTACGCGATCGCGGCCGAGAACGTACTGGAACCGGTGCTCTCCGTGCGGGAGCCGTTCCCGGTCAGCCGCATGGCGAACGCGGCCGCGCTCGCCAGCCTGGAGGACGTCGAATACCGGGATTTCGTGCTTGCCGCGAACCGGGAGGGCATCCGATATTTGAGCGCCGAGCTGAATCGGATGGGCATCGGCGTGACGGATTCCTATTCCAATTTTCTGTTCGCGCATTTGCGCCGGGACGCCGTTCCGGTCGTCGAGGCGCTTCTGCGCGCGGGCTTTATCGTACGGCCCTGCCGGTCGTGGGGCTATCCGGAGCATATTCGAATCACGGTCGGCAGTCCGGAGCAGAATCGCCGGTTTATCGAGGCGCTGCGGCCGTTGACGGGTCGCTGA
- a CDS encoding glycerol dehydrogenase: MAETERRTATIAMPLRYRQGPGVIRELPDIVAGFGKSPRALLAATAGGLRRIEEHGFRLDDRRLRAELVEFGGECSEAEIERLKREAERAGADVVVGIGGGKLLDAAKSAAYRLNLPVVIVPTIAASDAPCSALSVIYDENGRVVKLETHPRNPDVVLVDTEIIVRAPIRYLAAGMGDALATAPEALACLRGGGRTILGAYPSRLGTAAAELCGRILAEDGVRAYRDAERGELTDAFERVVEANTLLSGIGFESGGLAAAHSLHDGLTELPECHGLLHGEKVGFCTAVQAVLLGEPDEAVRFLRFCREIRLPASLADIGLAAGPNGGGIRSRLLLAGERAIAPEETIHSVGRPFTAAEIADAFEETDRLARLVISPAERTEA; this comes from the coding sequence ATGGCCGAAACGGAACGCCGAACGGCGACGATCGCGATGCCGCTGCGCTACCGGCAAGGACCGGGGGTCATTCGGGAGCTGCCGGACATCGTCGCCGGCTTCGGGAAGAGCCCGCGGGCGCTTCTCGCGGCGACGGCCGGAGGCTTGAGGCGAATCGAAGAGCACGGTTTCCGTCTGGACGATCGGCGGCTGCGGGCGGAGCTCGTCGAATTCGGCGGCGAATGCTCGGAAGCGGAAATCGAGCGGCTGAAGCGGGAAGCGGAACGCGCCGGCGCGGACGTCGTCGTCGGCATCGGCGGCGGCAAGCTGCTGGACGCCGCCAAGTCGGCCGCGTACCGCCTGAACCTGCCCGTCGTCATCGTTCCGACGATCGCCGCCAGCGACGCGCCATGCTCGGCGTTGTCCGTCATTTACGACGAGAATGGCCGGGTCGTCAAGCTGGAGACGCATCCGAGAAATCCGGACGTCGTGCTCGTCGACACCGAGATCATCGTTCGGGCGCCGATCCGCTACCTGGCCGCGGGCATGGGCGACGCGCTGGCGACCGCCCCCGAAGCGCTCGCCTGCTTGCGGGGAGGCGGACGGACGATTCTCGGCGCGTATCCGTCCCGCCTCGGGACGGCGGCAGCCGAGCTGTGCGGGCGCATCCTGGCCGAGGACGGCGTGCGCGCCTATCGGGACGCGGAGCGGGGGGAGCTGACGGACGCGTTCGAACGCGTCGTCGAAGCCAACACGCTGCTCAGCGGCATCGGCTTCGAAAGCGGAGGCCTGGCGGCCGCTCACTCGCTGCATGACGGGCTGACGGAGCTCCCTGAATGCCACGGACTGCTTCACGGCGAGAAGGTCGGCTTCTGCACGGCGGTTCAAGCCGTCCTGCTCGGCGAGCCGGACGAAGCCGTCCGGTTTCTGCGGTTCTGCCGCGAGATCCGGCTGCCGGCCTCGCTGGCGGACATCGGTCTCGCCGCAGGGCCGAACGGCGGCGGGATTCGCTCCCGGCTGCTGCTCGCCGGGGAGCGGGCGATCGCTCCGGAAGAGACGATCCACAGCGTCGGGCGGCCGTTCACGGCGGCCGAAATCGCGGACGCCTTCGAGGAGACGGATCGCCTGGCGCGGCTGGTGATATCGCCCGCCGAACGGACGGAGGCATGA
- a CDS encoding FGGY family carbohydrate kinase, whose protein sequence is MSRAIIVDASTSAIKSYLYDLDAGMALAHAQTDVPMSVPEPGAAEVDAELWWDGLCRTVSELTARNPDAASGLAAVAVTNQQISCVFLDGEGKPVAPAYLWMDTRCTEEIDRLRMRCELEGLGTDWIFETTGIPPSDSWGLAKLLWFRSRLPEAYGRIRRVASVDAFLLGRLSGRFVTDETNACFFHMDIRSRQPACELLRFLETDPGLFPDIVAPGTVVGVVTREAAARTGLPEGLPVIAAASDQPCALLGMGAVVPGEAVVNLGTGTFFMTPLASPIVDARMMTNISAAPNSWLMMGTHYLTGGAMSWLRGLLGPRAPEEPGPSGRPRSRSTS, encoded by the coding sequence GTGAGCCGCGCGATCATAGTCGACGCAAGCACAAGCGCGATCAAAAGCTATTTGTACGACCTGGACGCGGGCATGGCGCTCGCGCACGCCCAGACGGACGTTCCGATGAGCGTGCCGGAACCCGGAGCCGCCGAGGTCGATGCGGAGCTGTGGTGGGACGGCCTGTGCCGGACGGTGTCGGAGCTGACGGCGCGGAATCCGGACGCGGCTTCCGGTCTGGCGGCCGTCGCCGTGACGAACCAGCAAATCTCCTGCGTCTTCCTTGACGGGGAGGGAAAGCCGGTCGCTCCGGCTTATTTGTGGATGGATACCCGCTGCACGGAAGAGATCGACCGACTGCGGATGCGGTGCGAGCTGGAGGGCCTGGGCACGGACTGGATTTTCGAGACGACGGGCATCCCCCCTTCCGACAGCTGGGGACTGGCGAAGCTGCTCTGGTTCCGGTCCCGCTTACCGGAAGCGTACGGGCGCATCCGGCGCGTCGCTTCGGTGGACGCCTTCCTGCTAGGCCGGCTGAGCGGCCGGTTCGTCACCGACGAGACGAACGCCTGCTTCTTCCATATGGATATTCGAAGCCGGCAGCCCGCTTGCGAGCTGCTTCGCTTTCTGGAGACAGACCCCGGCCTGTTCCCGGATATCGTGGCGCCCGGAACCGTCGTCGGCGTCGTAACGCGGGAGGCGGCGGCGCGAACCGGTCTGCCGGAAGGGCTGCCGGTCATCGCCGCCGCTTCGGATCAGCCGTGCGCGCTACTGGGCATGGGAGCCGTCGTCCCCGGCGAAGCAGTCGTCAACCTGGGGACCGGGACGTTCTTTATGACGCCGCTTGCGTCGCCCATCGTCGACGCCCGGATGATGACGAACATCTCGGCCGCCCCGAATTCGTGGCTGATGATGGGCACCCATTATCTGACCGGAGGGGCGATGAGCTGGCTGCGCGGCCTGCTCGGGCCCCGGGCGCCGGAGGAGCCGGGTCCGAGCGGGCGCCCGCGGTCTCGTTCGACGAGCTGA
- a CDS encoding FGGY-family carbohydrate kinase: MAADTEPGANGLVFLPGLSGTGTPRWDPEARGLFAGLGLGHTAGHLARAVMESTGYGVRSILNAFAEIGISFDKLIISGGPTSSDVWRQALADVLQRPLTLSTVREATPLGAAMLAAVACGRFAEPAEAVRRWAGEQTAVLPRAEYRETYDRLYAAYEAWSDAEAAVRRLVRPQ; the protein is encoded by the coding sequence CTGGCCGCGGACACGGAGCCGGGCGCGAACGGGCTTGTGTTCCTGCCGGGCCTCAGCGGCACCGGAACGCCGCGCTGGGATCCCGAGGCCCGCGGCCTGTTCGCGGGCCTCGGGCTCGGCCATACCGCCGGCCATCTGGCGCGGGCGGTCATGGAAAGCACGGGCTACGGCGTCCGCAGCATCCTGAACGCCTTCGCGGAGATTGGCATCTCCTTCGACAAGCTGATCATCTCGGGCGGGCCGACTTCGTCGGATGTCTGGCGGCAGGCGCTGGCCGACGTTTTGCAGCGTCCGCTGACGCTGTCGACCGTGCGCGAGGCGACTCCGCTCGGAGCCGCCATGCTGGCCGCGGTCGCCTGCGGCCGGTTCGCGGAGCCGGCGGAGGCGGTGCGCCGCTGGGCGGGCGAACAGACGGCCGTCCTGCCGAGGGCGGAGTACCGGGAGACGTACGACCGCCTGTACGCCGCGTACGAGGCCTGGTCCGACGCGGAGGCGGCCGTGCGTCGCCTGGTTCGTCCGCAATGA
- a CDS encoding 2-hydroxyacid dehydrogenase, giving the protein MEKKPKIVVVGDELLSPEFLAESFLPFASAGWEVVPFRFGPPTLHELDELLLVLERDGPDAVQAPEGLEPLLSDAELLVVHMCPVGASLLERNPQLLAVGVLRGGYENVDAAAAEALGIPVVHTLGRTSEAVSDFAVGLMLAEMRNIARCHAQIRAGGWPKEFPNSGRIPEMRELAVGIAGFGEIGRLVAKKLGGFGCRVLAHDPYVPEAAIRGAGAEPASWEALLAESDALTLHTRHSAGSPPLLGADELARMKPGAYLVNTARAGLVDMEALAAALRDGRLAGAALDVFDAEPLPPGHPLLALENVTLTSHIAFDTEAFYKRSPILWREGMNRLLAGSDRRVWINQTALAGERLAMLERLWMPSAAAK; this is encoded by the coding sequence ATGGAGAAAAAACCGAAAATCGTCGTCGTCGGGGACGAGTTGTTGTCCCCCGAATTTCTGGCCGAAAGCTTTTTGCCTTTCGCAAGCGCCGGGTGGGAGGTCGTCCCGTTCCGGTTCGGCCCGCCCACGCTTCACGAGTTGGACGAGCTGCTGCTCGTGCTGGAGCGGGACGGCCCCGACGCCGTTCAGGCGCCCGAGGGGCTGGAGCCGCTGCTTTCCGACGCCGAGCTGCTCGTCGTTCATATGTGCCCGGTCGGCGCTTCTCTGCTCGAGCGCAACCCGCAGTTGCTCGCGGTCGGCGTGCTGCGCGGCGGCTACGAGAACGTCGATGCGGCGGCTGCCGAAGCGCTCGGCATTCCGGTCGTCCATACGCTCGGCCGCACGTCGGAGGCCGTCTCCGACTTTGCCGTCGGGCTGATGCTGGCGGAGATGCGCAACATCGCCCGGTGCCACGCGCAGATTCGCGCCGGCGGCTGGCCGAAGGAGTTCCCGAATTCCGGACGCATTCCGGAGATGAGGGAGCTTGCGGTCGGCATCGCCGGCTTCGGCGAGATCGGCCGGCTCGTCGCGAAGAAGCTGGGCGGCTTCGGCTGCCGCGTTCTCGCGCATGATCCGTACGTGCCGGAAGCCGCGATCCGCGGAGCCGGCGCCGAGCCGGCGAGCTGGGAGGCGCTGCTCGCCGAGAGCGACGCGCTGACCTTGCATACGCGCCATTCCGCGGGCAGCCCGCCGCTGCTCGGCGCGGACGAACTGGCCCGGATGAAGCCGGGCGCGTATTTGGTCAATACGGCGCGGGCGGGGCTGGTCGACATGGAGGCGCTGGCCGCCGCGCTGCGGGACGGACGTCTCGCGGGCGCCGCGCTCGACGTTTTCGACGCGGAGCCTCTTCCGCCCGGGCATCCGCTGCTCGCCCTGGAAAACGTCACGTTGACGAGCCATATCGCCTTCGACACCGAGGCGTTCTACAAGCGTTCCCCCATCCTGTGGCGGGAAGGCATGAACCGGCTGCTGGCCGGCTCCGACCGGCGCGTCTGGATCAATCAGACGGCGCTTGCCGGCGAGCGGCTTGCGATGCTGGAGCGGCTCTGGATGCCGTCGGCGGCCGCGAAGTAA
- a CDS encoding PTS sugar transporter gives MKKVAIIGSSGGNLFHSGGGDPARLLGEIAEQCRSADIAVEAALFIAASGSMDYRGAASARAELYEWDEGSRAFRRAMEGSLGEANRQAAIADAEIAGRIEEGRIDGLILMSCDPLGVNRASVEAAVRRKLPIVGTGGTSMGRIKAMGANVVSLSGTTGTTNLTRAVSFVIALSRHWKLPYRMAGTKTLGQARISGVLSSAMPAFIAVLLLMSAARLPALSGLEEAAAALSALPGVVLAIFAARRLSDLGEATLIAGAVCGLLCVSAGIIGAALGGLAAGWLVPRLFQLFVRSGFPATTVNIAAGALSGLAPGLLLFFAAGTYTSAAGDAVRHALEWTVGLSPVAVGAVFGLAMWPLILKGWYHVAVLPLILIEMERYGNSLIGALDMAGLVMVSAGILLAQLAVPPNPGERRVVLKPLWLNVGFGTFIEASYVYMRKSRAVYAGAVVASGLAGAVVGGLHLRSTAYVPSYLAVLFSNDAAGFLVAMLTGLLAAFIVGTCVNWASRRTAPESGPSNRKGDM, from the coding sequence ATGAAAAAGGTGGCGATCATAGGCAGCAGCGGCGGCAACCTCTTCCATTCGGGAGGAGGCGATCCGGCCCGCTTGCTCGGCGAGATCGCCGAACAATGCCGATCGGCGGACATCGCCGTCGAAGCCGCCCTGTTTATCGCCGCATCGGGCTCCATGGACTACCGGGGAGCGGCGTCGGCCAGGGCCGAGCTGTACGAATGGGACGAGGGCTCCCGGGCTTTCCGGCGGGCCATGGAGGGCAGCCTGGGCGAGGCGAACCGGCAGGCCGCGATCGCGGACGCGGAGATCGCCGGGCGCATCGAGGAGGGCCGAATCGACGGCCTGATCCTGATGAGCTGCGATCCCCTCGGCGTCAATCGCGCGTCCGTCGAGGCGGCGGTCCGGCGCAAGCTCCCGATCGTCGGGACCGGGGGCACCTCGATGGGCCGGATCAAAGCGATGGGCGCGAACGTCGTTTCATTGTCCGGCACGACCGGCACGACCAACCTGACCCGGGCGGTCTCGTTCGTCATCGCCTTGAGCCGCCATTGGAAGCTGCCTTATCGGATGGCGGGAACGAAGACGCTTGGGCAAGCCCGGATCAGCGGCGTGCTGTCCTCGGCGATGCCCGCCTTCATCGCCGTTCTGCTGCTGATGTCCGCCGCCAGGCTGCCGGCGCTGTCGGGCTTGGAGGAGGCGGCCGCGGCGCTGTCCGCGCTTCCCGGCGTCGTGCTTGCCATTTTCGCGGCCCGCCGGCTCTCGGATCTGGGGGAAGCGACGCTGATCGCGGGCGCCGTCTGCGGCTTGCTTTGCGTCAGCGCCGGCATTATCGGCGCCGCACTCGGAGGCTTGGCGGCGGGCTGGCTCGTGCCGCGGCTGTTTCAGCTCTTCGTGCGGAGCGGCTTTCCGGCGACGACGGTCAACATCGCCGCGGGCGCGCTTTCCGGACTGGCACCGGGGCTGCTGCTCTTCTTCGCCGCGGGGACGTATACGTCCGCCGCAGGCGACGCCGTCCGGCATGCGCTCGAATGGACCGTCGGGCTGAGCCCCGTTGCCGTCGGCGCCGTTTTCGGCCTCGCCATGTGGCCTCTCATCCTGAAAGGCTGGTACCATGTCGCGGTTTTGCCGCTTATTCTGATCGAGATGGAGCGTTACGGCAACAGCTTGATCGGAGCGCTCGATATGGCCGGGCTGGTGATGGTGTCCGCCGGCATCCTGCTGGCGCAGCTGGCGGTTCCGCCGAATCCCGGCGAGCGCCGCGTCGTGCTCAAGCCGCTGTGGCTGAACGTCGGCTTCGGCACCTTCATCGAGGCTTCCTACGTTTACATGCGCAAGAGCAGGGCGGTCTACGCCGGGGCGGTCGTCGCATCGGGACTGGCCGGGGCCGTCGTCGGCGGGCTGCATTTGCGGTCGACCGCCTACGTTCCGTCGTATCTGGCGGTGCTCTTCAGCAACGATGCCGCCGGATTTCTCGTCGCCATGTTGACCGGGCTGCTGGCGGCTTTCATCGTAGGGACATGCGTCAATTGGGCAAGCAGAAGAACCGCTCCGGAATCCGGGCCGAGCAACCGCAAAGGGGACATGTAA
- the hisJ gene encoding histidinol-phosphatase HisJ has product MTLKWDGHTHTRFCYHGNPAELTEYVDRAVALGFERYSVTEHPPLPDRWVRDEKLMAELAMPPEELPAYIEYALRTKDRYAGKIELAVGLEMDYLDGSEAFSDRLLEPYLDVLEDAVVSVHFLPGRDGMHCVDFTAEDFRTNLLSYYGTMDKAAEEYFDHIEKSIAWAAGLPMRKRIGHPLLIEKFSRELPPIDPALIRRRLERIARRLAEFGVGVDVNTAGLRVATCGKPYAPAWFVRECLARGVEVVYGSDSHKPEQVGFGYDYFRQVIEGGASDEAD; this is encoded by the coding sequence ATGACGCTTAAATGGGACGGCCATACGCATACGCGATTCTGCTATCACGGCAATCCGGCCGAGCTGACCGAATACGTGGACCGGGCCGTCGCGCTCGGCTTCGAACGCTACTCGGTGACGGAGCATCCGCCGCTGCCCGACCGCTGGGTTCGCGACGAGAAGCTGATGGCGGAGCTGGCCATGCCGCCGGAAGAGCTTCCGGCGTATATCGAATACGCGCTGCGGACGAAAGACCGCTACGCGGGGAAAATCGAGCTCGCGGTCGGACTGGAGATGGACTATCTGGACGGCAGCGAAGCGTTCTCCGACCGGCTGCTGGAGCCGTATCTCGACGTTCTCGAGGACGCCGTCGTTTCCGTGCACTTTCTTCCCGGGCGGGATGGCATGCACTGCGTCGATTTCACGGCGGAGGACTTCCGCACCAATCTGCTCAGCTACTACGGCACGATGGACAAGGCGGCGGAGGAATACTTCGATCACATCGAGAAATCGATCGCCTGGGCCGCCGGGCTGCCGATGCGCAAACGAATCGGCCACCCGCTGCTCATCGAGAAGTTTTCGCGCGAGCTGCCCCCGATCGACCCGGCGCTGATCCGCCGTCGGCTGGAGCGGATCGCCCGCCGGCTCGCCGAGTTCGGCGTCGGCGTCGACGTCAATACGGCGGGGCTGCGCGTCGCAACCTGCGGGAAGCCTTACGCTCCCGCTTGGTTCGTCCGCGAGTGCCTTGCCCGCGGCGTCGAGGTCGTCTACGGCTCGGATTCGCACAAGCCGGAGCAGGTCGGCTTCGGGTACGACTACTTCCGCCAGGTCATAGAGGGGGGCGCTTCGGATGAGGCTGACTGA
- a CDS encoding M20 family metallopeptidase, which produces MRLTEAERRLLDGIEGERLTDLLKRLVQANSENPTGTERAVAEIVAAELEAAGLRVERQPVERDRFNVIAGLEGSRPERLLFNGHMDTVPAGDLGLWTDDPWAAAVRDGKLFGLGSADMKAGVAAMIEAIRALSLSGASFERGLLFTAVVDEEVGFKGTKALLAEGKLANCEMACVSEPTGLRIGNRLKGALEFSARTSGRSAHTGIAFAGDNAIYKMGRYLEELRRYNDALKERADDADLRYPTVNVGKVSGGVGVTLVPDRCELEFDRQVLPGETMEAAEREIRELTEAFSRREGLDVELILRQKFDNWSVADSEAVVRGLAGALRDLHGAEPEYAGFNGYAEVELLAAAGIPSVLYGPGTLDTAHAPNEFVPLDEALAAAKAYALWAYRFMTAAV; this is translated from the coding sequence ATGAGGCTGACTGAAGCCGAACGACGGCTGCTGGACGGCATCGAGGGGGAGCGGCTGACCGATCTGCTGAAACGGCTGGTGCAGGCAAACAGCGAAAATCCGACGGGCACCGAGCGGGCCGTCGCGGAGATCGTCGCGGCGGAATTGGAAGCGGCGGGGCTGCGGGTCGAGCGGCAGCCGGTGGAGCGGGATCGCTTCAACGTGATCGCCGGGCTCGAGGGCAGCCGGCCGGAACGGCTGCTGTTCAACGGCCATATGGATACGGTGCCGGCCGGCGATCTCGGCCTGTGGACGGACGATCCGTGGGCGGCTGCCGTCCGGGACGGCAAGCTGTTCGGCCTCGGATCGGCGGACATGAAAGCAGGCGTGGCGGCGATGATCGAGGCCATCCGGGCGCTGAGCCTTAGCGGCGCTTCGTTCGAGCGGGGGCTGCTGTTTACGGCCGTCGTCGACGAGGAGGTCGGCTTCAAGGGGACGAAGGCGCTGCTGGCGGAGGGCAAGCTGGCGAATTGCGAGATGGCGTGCGTCTCGGAGCCGACCGGCCTGCGGATCGGCAACCGGCTGAAGGGCGCTCTGGAGTTTTCCGCCCGAACATCCGGGCGCAGCGCGCATACGGGCATCGCCTTCGCGGGCGACAACGCGATCTACAAGATGGGCAGGTATCTGGAGGAGCTTCGCAGGTATAACGACGCGCTGAAGGAGCGGGCGGACGACGCCGACCTGCGCTACCCGACCGTCAACGTCGGCAAGGTGTCCGGAGGCGTCGGCGTTACGCTCGTGCCCGACCGCTGCGAGCTGGAGTTCGACCGGCAGGTATTGCCGGGCGAGACGATGGAGGCGGCCGAGAGGGAAATCCGCGAGCTGACCGAAGCGTTCTCGCGGCGGGAAGGCTTAGACGTCGAGCTGATCCTGCGCCAGAAGTTCGACAACTGGTCGGTTGCGGATTCCGAGGCCGTCGTGCGCGGACTGGCCGGCGCGCTTCGCGACCTGCACGGCGCGGAGCCGGAATACGCCGGCTTCAACGGGTACGCGGAAGTCGAGCTGCTGGCCGCGGCGGGCATCCCGTCGGTGCTGTACGGTCCGGGCACGCTCGACACGGCTCACGCTCCGAACGAGTTCGTCCCGCTGGACGAAGCGCTGGCGGCCGCCAAGGCTTACGCCCTGTGGGCGTACCGTTTTATGACGGCGGCCGTCTGA
- the hisB gene encoding imidazoleglycerol-phosphate dehydratase HisB — translation MSDARAREASRRRQTGETDVSVAFNLDGEGACDIESGVPFLDHMLHLFAVHGRFDLSVRANGDTEIDDHHTVEDIAIVLGGCLLEALGDKRGIRRYGNAFVPMDETLAQVVVDVSNRPHLEYRAAYPSRETGRFQTELVHEFLAKLAAEGRIALHVIVHYGRNTHHMIEAVFKALGRALNEAASREPGRTDVPSSKGLL, via the coding sequence TTGAGCGATGCGAGAGCAAGGGAAGCCTCCCGCCGCAGGCAGACGGGAGAGACCGACGTATCGGTCGCGTTCAACCTGGACGGAGAGGGCGCCTGCGACATCGAATCCGGCGTTCCGTTTCTGGACCATATGCTGCACCTGTTCGCGGTTCACGGAAGGTTCGATCTGTCGGTTCGGGCGAACGGGGACACGGAGATCGACGACCATCATACGGTGGAGGACATCGCGATCGTGCTTGGCGGCTGCCTGCTGGAGGCGCTTGGCGACAAACGGGGCATTCGGCGCTACGGCAACGCGTTCGTTCCGATGGACGAGACGCTTGCCCAGGTCGTCGTCGACGTCAGCAACCGCCCGCATCTCGAATACCGCGCCGCCTATCCGTCCCGGGAGACGGGCCGCTTTCAAACGGAGCTCGTGCACGAATTTCTGGCGAAGCTGGCGGCCGAAGGGCGCATCGCGCTGCACGTCATCGTCCATTACGGGCGCAATACGCATCATATGATCGAGGCGGTGTTCAAGGCGCTCGGACGGGCGCTGAACGAAGCGGCAAGCCGCGAGCCGGGGCGGACGGACGTCCCTTCCTCCAAAGGCTTGCTCTGA